In Dendropsophus ebraccatus isolate aDenEbr1 chromosome 14, aDenEbr1.pat, whole genome shotgun sequence, the following proteins share a genomic window:
- the LOC138771857 gene encoding beta-1,4 N-acetylgalactosaminyltransferase 2-like — protein sequence MPPETLRLRAAQPVSEGGGIHSDPLGHRGNRGDTGLQRITSKFTFQKNKCTCPANQKGLTVFNLKEYWVKSDLESALERREKEYEHYKKREHTENILIASPNSPLGYPTHGVQVKPLSTIHLPGLRIFADLPKYTVTLEASLGTIDFLLNISGNTECQVHGRGKKSLSISTNNTQLLNLILKSITYTSTVYDIDSLDIVKFTLGDHRAQIPVSIRQPPMPRLYDPGPEKKIRDLVTITTKTFLRYDKLRTMLKSLRQYYPDIKVIVADDNQTPEKIDDPNVEQYFMPFAKGWFAGRNLAVSQVTTKYFLWVDDDFFFTYDTKIEKLVEVLEATDLDVVGGNVAGNHFSFRLLLEEGGKDGDCIHWGAGGYHPIPGFPTCIVTGGVVNFFLAHTDRVLGVGFDPKLNRVAHTEFFIDALGRLRIGSCSHVSIGHQKKENPTNKESEENHKKYNSFRQNTNEQQRFKLGLHYFKNRLSCFTKS from the exons atgccgcccgagacgctacgtctcagggccgctcagccagtcagtgaaggaggcgggatccactCGGATCCACTCGGGCACCgtgggaaccggggag atACCGGcctgcagaggattac TTCTAAATTCACCTTTCAAAAGAACAAGTGTACGTGTCCCGCCAACCAAAAGGGGTTAACTGTTTTTAACCTCAAGGAATATTGGGTCAAGAGTGATCTAGAATCTGCTCTAGAGAGACGAGAAAAGGAATATGAACATTACAAAAAGAG GGAACACACTGAAAATATCCTAATAGCATCTCCAAACTCACCATTAGGATACCCCACACATGGAGTCCAGGTTAAGCCGCTCAGCACAATTCACCTACCAG GACTGAGAATCTTTGCAGATCTTCCAAAATACACG GTAACTCTGGAGGCCTCATTGGGAACCATTGACTTCTTATTAAACATATCTGGTAATACAGAGTGTCAAGTtcatggcagaggaaaaaaaagccTTAGTATCTCTACCAACAACACCCAGCTATTGAATCTCATTTTGAAGTCTATCACGTATACGAGCACGGTGTATGACATTGACAGTTTGGATATTG TAAAGTTTACTCTGGGGGACCATAGAGCTCAGATACCAGTTTCAATCCGGCAACCGCCAATGCCACGTTTATATGACCCAGGAccag AAAAAAAGATAAGGGACCtggtcaccatcaccaccaagaCTTTTCTGCGTTATGACAAGCTGCGGACCATGTTGAAGAGCTTGCGGCAATATTATCCTGATATAAAGGTCATTGTGGCAGATGACAATCAAACACCTGAGAAGATTGACGACCCCAATGTGGAGCAATATTTTATGCCATTCGCAAAG GGTTGGTTCGCCGGCAGAAATCTcgctgtctctcaggtgacaACCAAGTATTTCCTATGGGTGGATGATGATTTCTTCTTTACTTATGACACTAAAATAGAAAAACTGGTAGAGGTGCTGGAGGCGACTGATCTGGATGTG GTTGGAGGTAATGTTGCAGGAAACCACTTCAGCTTTAGGCTCCTTCTGGAAGAGGGTGGAAAGGatggtgactgtatacactgGGGGGCAGGAGGTTACCATCCCATCCCAGGCTTCCCTACCTGTATTGTGACCGGTGGGGTGGTTAACTTCTTTCTGGCCCACACAGACCGAGTGCTAGGTGTTGGATTTGACCCAAAACTAAATCGAGTAGCACATACTG AGTTCTTCATCGATGCCCTAGGACGTCTGAGAATTGGATCCTGTAGTCACGTTTCCATTGGACACCAGAAAAAGGAAAATCCAACAAACAAAGAATCCGAGGAAAACCACAAAAAGTACAACTCCTTTCGACAAAATACAAATGAGCAACAAAGGTTTAAGCTGGGCTTACATTACTTTAAAAATCGGCTGAGCTGTTTTACAAAGAGCTAA